One window of the Actinomyces wuliandei genome contains the following:
- a CDS encoding glycosyltransferase, translating into MISRGVSDAPNHDRTARYRASGGWRPLAELAIGGDVMMVLPTRPARLSPEALTDTARELSAQAVAAERAQGYQVALVVVIQYASSQERRLAESHGDALLALDDQHITTVVASRAGKIAALNTAFRLAAPTVRFVGWVDDDVELGQGTLTRLLQEIRRMPAPAAVGATKVPHRSPHRTSHALARAKGVMPSAMNYPHGCAMIVTADVIGRGIPERYASDDGWVCFQLLDPAADNALWRMRLVPVASVSYIVGGALSSTLRRLRRQRIGQLLLMAEAPAPVSRCYLHHCLLNGVSLLPITLREGRISTTTLERCLYSWVHVLSTLLLAGELALRGLLRLPLSGIGWGSPTTTDRNAVLTTRRNEK; encoded by the coding sequence ATGATTTCGCGCGGTGTCTCCGACGCACCCAACCATGACAGGACGGCCCGGTACCGTGCATCAGGAGGATGGCGCCCGCTCGCCGAGCTCGCGATAGGGGGCGACGTGATGATGGTCCTGCCCACGCGGCCCGCACGCCTGTCGCCAGAGGCGCTCACGGACACAGCTCGCGAACTCTCGGCCCAGGCAGTCGCCGCAGAGAGGGCGCAGGGGTACCAGGTCGCGCTGGTCGTCGTCATCCAGTACGCCAGCAGCCAGGAGCGACGGCTCGCCGAGTCACATGGGGACGCCCTCCTCGCCCTTGACGACCAGCACATCACCACCGTGGTCGCCTCCAGGGCCGGCAAGATCGCAGCGCTCAACACCGCCTTCCGGCTCGCGGCGCCGACCGTGCGCTTCGTGGGGTGGGTCGACGACGACGTGGAGCTGGGCCAGGGAACGCTCACCCGCCTCCTGCAGGAGATCCGACGCATGCCAGCACCAGCTGCAGTAGGTGCCACGAAGGTACCTCATCGCTCACCTCACCGGACAAGCCACGCGCTGGCGCGAGCCAAGGGGGTCATGCCATCAGCGATGAACTATCCCCATGGGTGCGCGATGATCGTAACGGCAGACGTTATAGGGCGCGGCATACCGGAGCGCTACGCCAGCGACGACGGTTGGGTGTGCTTCCAGCTGCTGGACCCAGCAGCGGACAACGCCCTGTGGAGGATGCGCCTGGTGCCCGTAGCCTCGGTCAGCTACATCGTCGGAGGCGCTCTCTCGTCAACTCTGCGACGTCTGCGGCGCCAACGCATCGGGCAGCTGCTGCTGATGGCGGAGGCGCCGGCGCCGGTCAGTCGCTGCTACCTTCACCACTGCCTGCTGAACGGCGTGAGCCTCCTGCCGATCACCCTGCGGGAGGGGCGGATCAGCACAACGACACTCGAGCGCTGCCTGTACTCGTGGGTCCATGTCCTCAGCACTCTTCTGCTGGCTGGCGAGCTGGCCCTGAGGGGACTGCTCAGGCTCCCGCTCAGCGGGATCGGGTGGGGAAGTCCGACAACAACTGATCGGAATGCCGTTCTCACAACAAGGAGGAATGAGAAATGA
- a CDS encoding carbamoyltransferase C-terminal domain-containing protein has translation MKVLALHSVGHDSGAAVVEDGRVIYSIETERLTRRRYDHRVDLAIGAVTSQPEHPLNSFDWVALTTPIGHPAATVPDQAQVMERLRGRRELHVETTCEIRGQRLPCIVVTHEVSHAMLAAHYSGYAEDCLVLVNEGQGQFTQNALFTYRDGHLDWVDSDVLPWWGRGLGWTGMGVLFDMGNSPGVAGRLMALSAYGQPDKAIREQLVGIPDRIVTDRSYAYDVATELRDAHFADGFQRRADIICTFQELFTQAVTSTVAEAMERHQCGALALGGGCALNIVTNTALRDIHGLAPSIAPACNDSGHPLGAAAYAWYLLSGSHLLPFSVYNVGVEETPSQRREALRAGNLTPLAYDEDTVVEVLAEGGVVAMNHGLAESGPRALGHRSLLANPRIKGMKERVSQRLKAREWYRPLAGLMTKERFAEMLPGCPDSPHMLFDYKIPASMMPEARHRDGTSRLQTLSRSSDPVLHSLLTSFSARTGVPGLINTSLNSAGRSIAQTTDDMLTDFLRTEVDLFVSGDFMARQL, from the coding sequence ATGAAAGTTCTTGCTTTGCACTCCGTTGGTCACGACAGCGGCGCCGCCGTAGTCGAGGATGGGCGCGTTATCTACAGCATCGAGACGGAACGACTCACTCGGCGTCGATACGACCACAGGGTCGACTTGGCCATAGGCGCTGTCACCAGTCAGCCCGAGCACCCCTTGAACAGCTTCGACTGGGTCGCGCTGACAACACCTATCGGTCATCCCGCGGCGACGGTGCCAGATCAGGCTCAGGTTATGGAGCGCCTGCGGGGACGGCGCGAGCTTCACGTGGAGACGACGTGTGAGATCAGGGGGCAGAGACTACCGTGCATAGTGGTCACCCACGAGGTCAGCCACGCGATGCTGGCCGCCCATTACTCTGGATACGCCGAGGACTGTCTGGTCCTTGTGAACGAAGGTCAGGGACAGTTCACGCAGAATGCCCTATTCACCTATCGCGACGGCCACCTGGACTGGGTTGACAGCGACGTCCTTCCCTGGTGGGGCCGCGGACTTGGCTGGACCGGCATGGGCGTGCTATTCGACATGGGGAACAGCCCCGGCGTAGCGGGCAGGCTGATGGCGTTGTCGGCTTACGGCCAGCCTGACAAGGCTATTCGCGAACAACTGGTCGGAATACCGGACAGGATCGTCACTGACCGCTCCTACGCCTACGACGTCGCCACCGAGCTGCGTGACGCCCACTTCGCGGACGGCTTCCAGCGGCGAGCCGACATAATATGCACCTTCCAGGAACTCTTCACCCAGGCTGTCACCTCGACCGTAGCTGAGGCGATGGAGCGCCATCAATGTGGCGCATTGGCCTTGGGAGGCGGTTGCGCCCTGAATATCGTCACCAACACTGCGCTGCGAGATATTCACGGACTGGCACCGTCTATCGCCCCGGCATGTAACGACTCTGGTCACCCTCTGGGTGCTGCCGCCTACGCCTGGTACCTGCTATCAGGAAGCCACCTGCTTCCCTTCTCGGTTTACAACGTCGGCGTCGAAGAAACGCCGTCGCAGCGTCGTGAGGCGCTTCGTGCAGGCAACCTGACTCCGCTCGCCTACGACGAGGACACTGTGGTGGAGGTTCTGGCCGAGGGAGGAGTCGTCGCAATGAACCACGGTCTCGCAGAGAGCGGGCCGAGAGCACTCGGCCACAGGTCACTGCTCGCCAATCCTCGTATCAAAGGCATGAAGGAGAGGGTCTCACAGAGACTGAAGGCGCGCGAGTGGTATCGTCCTCTAGCGGGACTGATGACGAAGGAGAGGTTCGCCGAGATGCTGCCGGGATGCCCCGACAGCCCTCACATGCTATTCGACTACAAGATTCCAGCATCAATGATGCCGGAGGCACGGCATCGTGACGGCACGAGCCGCCTGCAGACCCTGTCGCGGAGCAGCGATCCTGTGCTGCATAGCCTGCTTACGAGTTTTTCGGCACGCACGGGAGTGCCTGGACTGATCAACACCTCCCTCAATTCGGCTGGGCGGTCAATCGCTCAGACCACCGACGACATGCTGACCGACTTCCTGCGGACGGAAGTCGATCTGTTCGTGAGTGGCGACTTCATGGCGAGGCAGCTGTGA